One region of Sus scrofa isolate TJ Tabasco breed Duroc chromosome 3, Sscrofa11.1, whole genome shotgun sequence genomic DNA includes:
- the GLIS2 gene encoding zinc finger protein GLIS2 isoform X2, with protein MDFSPKSSGGDILLLSSSFIDEAQESQTERSLALSHMGRKWQSQAGDPYWSPVLLPGKPTASTHNGGFRGFRELVHRRCLAHGSCLNTSSGAPRCLLPPPAPTTMHSLDEPLDLKLSITKLRAAREKRERTLSAVRHRALHRELGLVDDSPTPGSPGSPPSGFLLNPKFPEKVEGRFSAAPLVDLSLSPPSGLDSPNGSSSLSPERQGNGDLSAVPTGPDLQPLRYLDGVPSSFQFLLPLGSGGALHLPASSFLPPPKDKCLSPELPLPKQLVCRWAKCNQPFELLQDLVDHVNDYHVKPEKDAGYCCHWEGCARHGRGFNARYKMLIHIRTHTNEKPHRCPTCSKSFSRLENLKIHNRSHTGEKPYVCPYEGCNKRYSNSSDRFKHTRTHYVDKPYYCKMPGCHKRYTDPSSLRKHIKAHGHFVSHEQQELLQLRPPPKPPLPAPDGSPYVSGAQIIIPNPAALFGGPGLPGLPLPLAPGPLDLSALACGNGGGGGGAGGMGPGLPGPVLPLNLAKSPLLPSPFGAGGLGLPVVSLLAGSAGGKAEGEKGRGAMPARALGMEGRKTPLERTESSRSRPSPDGLPLLPGTVLDLSTGVNSAASSPEALAPGWVVIPPGSVLLKPAVVN; from the exons ATGGATTTCTCCCCCAAATCCAGTGGGGGGGACATCTTATTACTATCATCCTCTTTCATAGATGAGGCCCAGGAGTCCCAGACTGAGAGGTCACTTGCCCTAAGTCACATgggcaggaagtggcagagccaagctGGAGACCCATACTGGAGCCCCGTTCTGCTGCCTG GGAAACCAACAGCGTCCACTCACAATGGCGGCTTTAGAGGGTTCAGAGAACTCGTGCACAGACGGTGCCTGGCACACG GTTCCTGCCTGAATACCAGCTCGGGAGCCCCCCGCTGCCTgctgccaccccccgcccccaccaccatGCACTCCTTGGACGAGCCGCTCGACCTGAAGCTGAGCATCACCAAGCTCCGGGCGGCGAGAGAGAAGCGGGAGAGGACGCTGAGCGCGGTCCGGCACCGAGCTCTGCACAGGGAGCTGGGCCTGGTGGACGACAGCCCCACTCCGGGCTCCCCGGGCTCCCCGCCTTCAG GCTTCCTGCTGAACCCCAAGTTCCCCGAGAAGGTAGAAGGACGCTTTTCGGCAGCCCCCCTGGTGGACCTCAGCTTGTCACCGCCATCTGGGCTGGACTCCCCCAATGGCAGCAGCTCACTGTCCCCGGAGCGCCAGGGCAACGGGGACCTGTCTGCAGTACCCACTGGCCCA GACCTCCAGCCGCTGCGCTATCTGGACGGCGTCCCCAGTTCCTTCCAGTTCCTCCTGCCCCTGGGCTCCGGGGGGGCCCTGcacctgcctgcctcctccttcctccccccgcCCAAGGACAAGTGCCTCTCGCCAGAGCTGCCCCTGCCCAAGCAGCTGGTGTGTCGCTGGGCCAAG TGTAACCAGCCCTTTGAGCTCCTGCAAGACCTTGTGGACCACGTCAACGACTACCACGTCAAGCCCGAGAAGGATGCAGGCTACTGCTGCCACTGGGAGGGCTGCGCCCGCCATGGCCGTGGCTTCAATGCCAG GTACAAGATGCTCATTCACATCCGCACGCACACCAACGAGAAGCCGCACCGCTGCCCCACCTGCAGCAAGAGCTTCTCCCGCCTGGAGAACCTGAAGATCCACAACCGGTCGCACACAG GCGAGAAGCCCTATGTGTGCCCCTATGAGGGCTGCAACAAGCGCTACTCCAACTCGAGCGACCGCTTCAAGCACACGCGCACCCACTACGTGGACAAGCCCTACTACTGCAAGATGCCTGGCTGCCACAAGCGCTACACGGACCCCAGCTCGCTGCGCAAGCACATCAAGGCCCACGGCCACTTCGTGTCACACGAGCAGCAAGAGCTCCTGCAACTTCGCCCGCCCCCCAAACCACCACTGCCGGCCCCCGACGGCAGCCCCTACGTCAGTGGAGCCCAGATCATCATCCCCAACCCCGCTGCCCTCTTCGGAGGCCCCGGCCTGCCCGGCCTGCCGCtgcccctggccccaggccccctCGACCTCAGTGCCCTGGCCTGTGGCAAcggcgggggtggtgggggcgcGGGGGGCATGGGCCCCGGGCTGCCTGGCCCCGTCCTGCCCCTCAATTTGGCCAAGAGCCCGCTGCTGCCCTCGCCTTTCGGGGCTGGCGGGCTGGGTCTGCCCGTAGTCTCCCTCCTCGCCGGCTCCGCTGGCGGCAAGGCCGAGGGGGAGAAAGGGCGCGGGGCGATGCCGGCCAGGGCCCTGGGCATGGAGGGCCGCAAGACCCCCCTGGAAAGGACTGAGAGCAGCCGCTCCCGGCCAAGTCCCGACGGACTCCCCCTGCTGCCAGGCACGGTGCTGGACCTGTCCACGGGCGTCAACTCGGCGGCCAGCAGCCCAGAGGCGCTCGCTCCTGGCTGGGTGGTCATCCCACCGGGCTCCGTGCTGCTCAAACCGGCTGTGGTGAACTGA
- the GLIS2 gene encoding zinc finger protein GLIS2 isoform X3, translated as MHSLDEPLDLKLSITKLRAAREKRERTLSAVRHRALHRELGLVDDSPTPGSPGSPPSGFLLNPKFPEKVEGRFSAAPLVDLSLSPPSGLDSPNGSSSLSPERQGNGDLSAVPTGPDLQPLRYLDGVPSSFQFLLPLGSGGALHLPASSFLPPPKDKCLSPELPLPKQLVCRWAKCNQPFELLQDLVDHVNDYHVKPEKDAGYCCHWEGCARHGRGFNARYKMLIHIRTHTNEKPHRCPTCSKSFSRLENLKIHNRSHTGEKPYVCPYEGCNKRYSNSSDRFKHTRTHYVDKPYYCKMPGCHKRYTDPSSLRKHIKAHGHFVSHEQQELLQLRPPPKPPLPAPDGSPYVSGAQIIIPNPAALFGGPGLPGLPLPLAPGPLDLSALACGNGGGGGGAGGMGPGLPGPVLPLNLAKSPLLPSPFGAGGLGLPVVSLLAGSAGGKAEGEKGRGAMPARALGMEGRKTPLERTESSRSRPSPDGLPLLPGTVLDLSTGVNSAASSPEALAPGWVVIPPGSVLLKPAVVN; from the exons atGCACTCCTTGGACGAGCCGCTCGACCTGAAGCTGAGCATCACCAAGCTCCGGGCGGCGAGAGAGAAGCGGGAGAGGACGCTGAGCGCGGTCCGGCACCGAGCTCTGCACAGGGAGCTGGGCCTGGTGGACGACAGCCCCACTCCGGGCTCCCCGGGCTCCCCGCCTTCAG GCTTCCTGCTGAACCCCAAGTTCCCCGAGAAGGTAGAAGGACGCTTTTCGGCAGCCCCCCTGGTGGACCTCAGCTTGTCACCGCCATCTGGGCTGGACTCCCCCAATGGCAGCAGCTCACTGTCCCCGGAGCGCCAGGGCAACGGGGACCTGTCTGCAGTACCCACTGGCCCA GACCTCCAGCCGCTGCGCTATCTGGACGGCGTCCCCAGTTCCTTCCAGTTCCTCCTGCCCCTGGGCTCCGGGGGGGCCCTGcacctgcctgcctcctccttcctccccccgcCCAAGGACAAGTGCCTCTCGCCAGAGCTGCCCCTGCCCAAGCAGCTGGTGTGTCGCTGGGCCAAG TGTAACCAGCCCTTTGAGCTCCTGCAAGACCTTGTGGACCACGTCAACGACTACCACGTCAAGCCCGAGAAGGATGCAGGCTACTGCTGCCACTGGGAGGGCTGCGCCCGCCATGGCCGTGGCTTCAATGCCAG GTACAAGATGCTCATTCACATCCGCACGCACACCAACGAGAAGCCGCACCGCTGCCCCACCTGCAGCAAGAGCTTCTCCCGCCTGGAGAACCTGAAGATCCACAACCGGTCGCACACAG GCGAGAAGCCCTATGTGTGCCCCTATGAGGGCTGCAACAAGCGCTACTCCAACTCGAGCGACCGCTTCAAGCACACGCGCACCCACTACGTGGACAAGCCCTACTACTGCAAGATGCCTGGCTGCCACAAGCGCTACACGGACCCCAGCTCGCTGCGCAAGCACATCAAGGCCCACGGCCACTTCGTGTCACACGAGCAGCAAGAGCTCCTGCAACTTCGCCCGCCCCCCAAACCACCACTGCCGGCCCCCGACGGCAGCCCCTACGTCAGTGGAGCCCAGATCATCATCCCCAACCCCGCTGCCCTCTTCGGAGGCCCCGGCCTGCCCGGCCTGCCGCtgcccctggccccaggccccctCGACCTCAGTGCCCTGGCCTGTGGCAAcggcgggggtggtgggggcgcGGGGGGCATGGGCCCCGGGCTGCCTGGCCCCGTCCTGCCCCTCAATTTGGCCAAGAGCCCGCTGCTGCCCTCGCCTTTCGGGGCTGGCGGGCTGGGTCTGCCCGTAGTCTCCCTCCTCGCCGGCTCCGCTGGCGGCAAGGCCGAGGGGGAGAAAGGGCGCGGGGCGATGCCGGCCAGGGCCCTGGGCATGGAGGGCCGCAAGACCCCCCTGGAAAGGACTGAGAGCAGCCGCTCCCGGCCAAGTCCCGACGGACTCCCCCTGCTGCCAGGCACGGTGCTGGACCTGTCCACGGGCGTCAACTCGGCGGCCAGCAGCCCAGAGGCGCTCGCTCCTGGCTGGGTGGTCATCCCACCGGGCTCCGTGCTGCTCAAACCGGCTGTGGTGAACTGA
- the GLIS2 gene encoding zinc finger protein GLIS2 isoform X1, giving the protein MGRGIKSVPLVAPMSLLHWGSPTWPHAAAGGQEGPPSYSGRPRVLRTRVCRAHRLHPRPHLSGLRASQRPAPQQRRSSLQGRFAPAPITLLTWSLSFLICAAGKPTASTHNGGFRGFRELVHRRCLAHGSCLNTSSGAPRCLLPPPAPTTMHSLDEPLDLKLSITKLRAAREKRERTLSAVRHRALHRELGLVDDSPTPGSPGSPPSGFLLNPKFPEKVEGRFSAAPLVDLSLSPPSGLDSPNGSSSLSPERQGNGDLSAVPTGPDLQPLRYLDGVPSSFQFLLPLGSGGALHLPASSFLPPPKDKCLSPELPLPKQLVCRWAKCNQPFELLQDLVDHVNDYHVKPEKDAGYCCHWEGCARHGRGFNARYKMLIHIRTHTNEKPHRCPTCSKSFSRLENLKIHNRSHTGEKPYVCPYEGCNKRYSNSSDRFKHTRTHYVDKPYYCKMPGCHKRYTDPSSLRKHIKAHGHFVSHEQQELLQLRPPPKPPLPAPDGSPYVSGAQIIIPNPAALFGGPGLPGLPLPLAPGPLDLSALACGNGGGGGGAGGMGPGLPGPVLPLNLAKSPLLPSPFGAGGLGLPVVSLLAGSAGGKAEGEKGRGAMPARALGMEGRKTPLERTESSRSRPSPDGLPLLPGTVLDLSTGVNSAASSPEALAPGWVVIPPGSVLLKPAVVN; this is encoded by the exons ATGGGCAGGGGAATAAAGAGTGTGCCGCTTGTTGCCCCGATGTCCCTGCTACACTGGGGGTCACCCACCTGGCCCCATGCTGCTGCGGGTGGGCAGGAAGGGCCCCCATCTTACAGCGGGAGACCCCGGGTGCTTCGCACGAGGGTGTGCCGAGCCCACCGCCTCCACCCACGGCCGCACCTCTCCGGGCTCAGGGCCAGCCAGCGGCCCGCTCCCCAGCAGAGGAGGAGCTCTCTCCAGGGCAGATTCGCGCCGGCTCCCATTACCCTGCTGacctggagcctcagtttcctcatctgtgccgCAGGGAAACCAACAGCGTCCACTCACAATGGCGGCTTTAGAGGGTTCAGAGAACTCGTGCACAGACGGTGCCTGGCACACG GTTCCTGCCTGAATACCAGCTCGGGAGCCCCCCGCTGCCTgctgccaccccccgcccccaccaccatGCACTCCTTGGACGAGCCGCTCGACCTGAAGCTGAGCATCACCAAGCTCCGGGCGGCGAGAGAGAAGCGGGAGAGGACGCTGAGCGCGGTCCGGCACCGAGCTCTGCACAGGGAGCTGGGCCTGGTGGACGACAGCCCCACTCCGGGCTCCCCGGGCTCCCCGCCTTCAG GCTTCCTGCTGAACCCCAAGTTCCCCGAGAAGGTAGAAGGACGCTTTTCGGCAGCCCCCCTGGTGGACCTCAGCTTGTCACCGCCATCTGGGCTGGACTCCCCCAATGGCAGCAGCTCACTGTCCCCGGAGCGCCAGGGCAACGGGGACCTGTCTGCAGTACCCACTGGCCCA GACCTCCAGCCGCTGCGCTATCTGGACGGCGTCCCCAGTTCCTTCCAGTTCCTCCTGCCCCTGGGCTCCGGGGGGGCCCTGcacctgcctgcctcctccttcctccccccgcCCAAGGACAAGTGCCTCTCGCCAGAGCTGCCCCTGCCCAAGCAGCTGGTGTGTCGCTGGGCCAAG TGTAACCAGCCCTTTGAGCTCCTGCAAGACCTTGTGGACCACGTCAACGACTACCACGTCAAGCCCGAGAAGGATGCAGGCTACTGCTGCCACTGGGAGGGCTGCGCCCGCCATGGCCGTGGCTTCAATGCCAG GTACAAGATGCTCATTCACATCCGCACGCACACCAACGAGAAGCCGCACCGCTGCCCCACCTGCAGCAAGAGCTTCTCCCGCCTGGAGAACCTGAAGATCCACAACCGGTCGCACACAG GCGAGAAGCCCTATGTGTGCCCCTATGAGGGCTGCAACAAGCGCTACTCCAACTCGAGCGACCGCTTCAAGCACACGCGCACCCACTACGTGGACAAGCCCTACTACTGCAAGATGCCTGGCTGCCACAAGCGCTACACGGACCCCAGCTCGCTGCGCAAGCACATCAAGGCCCACGGCCACTTCGTGTCACACGAGCAGCAAGAGCTCCTGCAACTTCGCCCGCCCCCCAAACCACCACTGCCGGCCCCCGACGGCAGCCCCTACGTCAGTGGAGCCCAGATCATCATCCCCAACCCCGCTGCCCTCTTCGGAGGCCCCGGCCTGCCCGGCCTGCCGCtgcccctggccccaggccccctCGACCTCAGTGCCCTGGCCTGTGGCAAcggcgggggtggtgggggcgcGGGGGGCATGGGCCCCGGGCTGCCTGGCCCCGTCCTGCCCCTCAATTTGGCCAAGAGCCCGCTGCTGCCCTCGCCTTTCGGGGCTGGCGGGCTGGGTCTGCCCGTAGTCTCCCTCCTCGCCGGCTCCGCTGGCGGCAAGGCCGAGGGGGAGAAAGGGCGCGGGGCGATGCCGGCCAGGGCCCTGGGCATGGAGGGCCGCAAGACCCCCCTGGAAAGGACTGAGAGCAGCCGCTCCCGGCCAAGTCCCGACGGACTCCCCCTGCTGCCAGGCACGGTGCTGGACCTGTCCACGGGCGTCAACTCGGCGGCCAGCAGCCCAGAGGCGCTCGCTCCTGGCTGGGTGGTCATCCCACCGGGCTCCGTGCTGCTCAAACCGGCTGTGGTGAACTGA